A portion of the Pagrus major chromosome 8, Pma_NU_1.0 genome contains these proteins:
- the LOC141001750 gene encoding sperm axonemal maintenance protein CFAP97D1, which translates to MHRSYQPLKPVTNRYLQQRWDQNNYDNHRRKVSSALPVVDNKGTRTPAHVQLKLKKLQLQDERLSIIDRDNRLLASKLADIVCSKGLVDHRNQYHLRSLNADKRREELLLVSRQNQAIYQRITSRQSEYRRQLWLDDWERAEHRRDDISRYPRGLAQKQKSHRKVKFAAVEGSERSTSCSNTDTDRTDRDT; encoded by the exons ATGCACAGGTCGTACCAGCCGTTAAAGCCCGTCACCAACCGCTACCTGCAGCAGCGATGGGACCAGAACAACTACGACAACCACCGCAGAAAG GTGAGCTCCGCCCTGCCTGTAGTGGACAACAAGGGAACGAGGACACCAGCTCACGTCCAGcttaaactaaaaaaactacag CTGCAGGATGAACGGCTGTCGATCATCGACAGAGACAACCGCCTCCTGGCTTCCAAACTGGCCGACATTGTTTGCTCTAAAGGCCTGGTGGACCATCGGAACCAGTACCACCTGAGGAG TCTGAATGCCGACAAAAGGAGGGAGGAGCTTCTACTGGTCAGCCGTCAGAATCAGGCCATCTACCAGCGAATCACGTCTCGCCAGTCAGAGTACCGCCGGCAGCTGTGGTTGGATGACTGGGAGAGGGCGGAGCATCGGCGGGACGATATTTCCCGATATCCCCGAGGGCTCGCACAGAAACAG aAGTCGCACAGGAAGGTGAAGTTTGCAGCCGTGGAGGGCAGCGAGAGGTCGACGAGCTGCAGCAACACCGACACCGACCGGACCGACAGAGACACCTGA